A genome region from Anastrepha ludens isolate Willacy chromosome 3, idAnaLude1.1, whole genome shotgun sequence includes the following:
- the LOC128857127 gene encoding polyhomeotic-proximal chromatin protein → MDRRGLKFISKRTDIESDVTHPTPNNIYLPTQPLKDNSNIRIIKVNSEYTQSVDSTTAVLKQQQQHQTATTTTTTNSGVNSHLSNNSNVNTNKNNERPLKCLETLAQKAGITFDEKYDFASPPHPDTHISSNSNNHHHHHHHHNFNATYKHSLGGSSGVSSSSSSSSLSSSSSSSASSSSSSTSSASSSTSSTFVSSSTPTANATHSTTLHVATPQKNFTLEKSQSPAQQVAPSSVPLQISPEQLQQLQQLQLQHGSPFTAIQVKQEFPTHTAATHQLSAAGAGGELKHAGLLDPTQANQLQQMQMQLADPSNGAPGSPANQQTPSSAAAAVAALQQHSTTISTMSPMQLTSQVLGDWAQGRTVQLMPQQTALNSGFLYPQLVSGNLIHSNLGQQPIQVIASKPFQGGTPQMITTTTQNAKQMIGGNAGFPNTYAIPSSQSPQALLFTPVLAQSPQQQQNIFNSMAAAAANAQQQQQQQQQQQQNAKATSDAQKSLQQKVVQKVTTTTNTVQSAANAAGAVAQQQQQQSTQQCVQVSQATMPTQIISPLQGTTGTPQMQIGPWVPFWSNGLQQLQNPIIIRGTQPDGTQSMFIQQPTSHQTIQAQQQNPITLQCNVAQPATKPRQQIEALAPKQQQTHQQQTQQQQQTAQAVVAAAAQLQQQAVTASQLQQQVAQRVPQILPQNGAQIRPASSVSTQTAQNQSLLKKMRTKQQPVRPALPTMKTENGQQQQVKAQTVATAAGMQQQGATMHQVVTPAGKMVVMSTGPPITIQNGQAIQQTNAAGHVDKQQQQQQQQQIQIQQMQKQQQQQQQALLQQHLLQQQFASAIQMQQQQQQQQQQQQQLQQQQQQPQQIQLQVTPQTFITQQQQAQQQQQQQQLQTQLLQQQLVQQQQQQQQQQREQQQQTQNIIHQIVVQQQPQQQQAQAHAQQQQQQQQQQTHLPPQIAGVPFSVSSSTPSSIASSAAAALQQHAVYQSKASTLPTTSVVTITNQAGPLVTSTIGINQATPQQQQQSLLAATLAASQQQQQQQAQQQQQQQQAQQQAQQAHQVQQQQQQQQQQHQAQQQSQMAPPAAQPLPQPSMVSTPTQSPLLGLTSMMNASMGGSIQASSPVTSTATAAATMASPLNSGAGGGVTSVSSLPSTPIKSMANDQQQQQQQLQQHQQLQQQYKSPLSINSPSQMSLVGGIASEANRALQVSSATSSANNNQLANMNNSNAANLAASAAELKETTVKSTMEAPKVATPQQPSVESATASSSSTSPSTLQQLQQQHQPQSNPTNATNVNATATVTATTANSPNAEATKASNAMDTTPAPATPTTPTTATSTAVSPTKNVANVTSLTQSTTASPTKGASGNRIQDSSKTPNAEAEKAATAATVASSTNDESNAPATKPTNAVSTSISNSMPKNTSSMASVKVEKDLPKAMIKPNVLTHVIEGFIIQEANEPFPVTRQRYTDKDADDEPPRKKIAVDEEAHNAVNHQSNGPTSLPPDMIACEQCGKPEHKAKLKKKRFCSLTCARQSKAASMNEQPAEAPTQSNASNATTTGNQHTAGDALVANNKSAAVDNSSITSNANSAAAPEKMQTEPIPSAPITAFNNNNGVSKHENTAAVAATMAAEAQQVANSAANNVGGAAGTAAAQTGAAVHSERPAMADWSVAEVCEFIRHLPGCTDYVDDFEQQEIDGQALMLLKENHLVNAMGMKLGPALKIVAKVESMKEVAPVQSADKEAPQ, encoded by the exons AACGGATATTGAAAGCGACGTCACACATCCAACGCCAAACAACATCTACTTACCTACTCAGCCCCTAAAGGACAACTCGAATATTAGAATTATCAAAGTCAATTCTGAGTACACGCAGTCAGTGGATAGCACAACAGCTGtattaaagcaacaacaacagcatcagACGGCTACCACTACTACTACAACCAATAGCGGTGTTAATAGCCATttaagcaacaacagcaacgttaatacaaacaaaaacaacgaacGCCCATTGAAGTGTCTCGAGACGCTCGCACAAAAGGCGGGAATAACCTTTGACGAGAAATACGATTTTGCCAGTCCTCCACATCCGGATACGCACATCAGTAGCAATAGCAacaaccaccaccaccaccaccaccaccacaatTTCAACGCCACCTATAAGCACAGTTTAGGCGGTAGTAGTGGAGTttcgtcatcgtcatcatcatcatctttgtCATCGTCGTCGTcatcatcagcatcatcatcatcgtcatccacatcatcagcatcatcatCCACATCGTCGACGTTTGTCAGCTCATCTACACCGACGGCAAACGCTACCCATTCAACAACACTACACGTCGCCACACCGCAGAAAAACTTCACACTGGAGAAATCACAGAGTCCAGCCCAACAGGTGGCGCCCTCGTCGGTGCCACTACAAATCTCGCCCGAACAATTACAGCAGTTGCAGCAGCTGCAACTACAACATGGCTCACCATTTACTGCCATACAGGTGAAACAGGAATTTCCCACACACACTGCCGCCACACATCAGTTGAGCGCCGCCGGCGCGGGTGGCGAACTGAAGCATGCCGGTCTGTTGGATCCCACACAGGCCAATCAGCTgcaacaaatgcaaatgcaattgGCGGACCCCTCAAATGGCGCACCCGGCAGCCCGGCCAACCAGCAAACGCCCAGCAGTGCTGCCGCCGCCGTCGCCGCTTTGCAGCAACATTCGACTACCATTAGCACCATGTCGCCCATGCAGTTGACTAGTCAGGTGCTGGGCGATTGGGCACAGGGACGCACGGTGCAGTTGATGCCACAGCAAACGGCGCTTAATTCGGGTTTCCTCTACCCGCAGCTAGTCTCCGGCAATTTGATACACTCGAATTTAGGACAGCAACCGATACAG GTTATCGCCAGCAAACCATTTCAGGGCGGCACGCCCCAAATGATTACCACCACCACGCAAAATGCCAAGCAAATGATAGGCGGCAATGCGGGCTTTCCCAACACCTACGCGATACCGTCCAGTCAATCACCGCAGGCACTACTCTTCACGCCCGTGCTGGCTCAATCgccgcaacaacaacagaacaTATTTAATTCCATGGCAGCGGCAGCAGCTAATgctcaacaacagcaacaacaacagcagcagcaacaacaaaacgccAAGGCAACAAGCGACGCACAGAAAAGTCTGCAACAAAAGGTTGTGCAGAAGGTGACAACCACCACGAACACCGTGCAATCGGCAGCGAACGCCGCTGGCGCAGTGgctcagcagcaacagcaacaatcgACGCAGCAATGTGTGCAGGTGTCACAAGCGACAATGCCAACACAAATTATTAGCCCATTGCAGGGCACCACTGGGACGCCGCAAATGCAAATTGGCCCTTGGGTGCCGTTCTGGTCGAATGGCCTGCAGCAGTTGCAGAATCCAATTATAATACGCGGCACACAACCAGACGGCACGCAAAGCATGTTCATTCAGCAGCCGACGTCGCATCAAACCATACAGGCGCAGCAACAGAATC CCATCACCCTGCAGTGCAATGTCGCACAGCCTGCAACGAAGCCACGTCAACAAATCGAGGCGCTCGCACCGAAACAGCAGCAGACGCATCAACAGCAaactcagcagcagcagcaaacggCGCAGGCCGTCGTCGCCGCTGCCGCCCAGCTACAGCAGCAAGCCGTAACGGCCAGCCAATTGCAGCAGCAAGTAGCCCAGCGCGTACCGCAAATACTGCCGCAAAACGGCGCGCAAATACGTCCGGCTAGTTCGGTGTCGACGCAGACTGCGCAGAATCAGAGTTTGCTGAAGAAGATGCGCACCAAGCAGCAGCCAGTGCGGCCGGCACTGCCGACAATGAAGACTGAAAATGGCCAGCAGCAGCAGGTGAAGGCGCAAACGGTCGCCACAGCAGCTGGCATGCAACAGCAGGGCGCGACCATGCATCAGGTGGTAACGCCAGCGGGCAAAATGGTTGTGATGAGCACCGGGCCGCCAATAACAATACAGAATGGCCAGGCCATACAGCAGACCAACGCGGCTGGGCACGTCGacaagcagcagcaacagcagcagcagcagcaaatccaaatacaacaaatgcaaaaacaacaacagcaacaacaacaggcaTTGCTTCAACAGCACTTGCTGCAGCAACAGTTCGCTTCGGCTATACAaatgcaacagcagcaacaacaacagcagcagcagcagcagcagttgcaacagcagcagcaacagccgcAACAGATACAGTTGCAGGTGACACCACAAACATTCATTACACAGCAACAGCAggcgcagcaacaacagcagcagcagcagctgcaaaCTCAACTGCTGCAACAGCAGCtggtgcagcaacaacaacagcagcagcaacagcagcgcgAGCAACAGCAGCAAACGCAAAACATAATACATCAAATTGTGGTGCAACAACAGCCACAGCAGCAACAGGCACAAGCGCatgcacaacagcaacaacagcagcagcagcagcaaacacACTTACCACCGCAAATCGCCGGCGTACCTTTCTCGGTATCCTCTTCGACGCCGTCGAGCATAGCCTCATCCGCAGCCGCAGCATTGCAGCAACACGCCGTTTATCAGTCGAAGGCATCGACGCTGCCGACAACTTCAGTGGTGACTATTACCAATCAGGCTGGGCCGCTGGTCACCAGCACTATTGGCATTAATCAGGCGAcgccgcagcagcagcagcaaagttTGCTGGCAGCCACTCTTGCTGCCtctcagcagcagcaacagcagcaggcgcaacaacagcagcaacaacaacaggcgcaacagcaagcacaacaaGCACATcaagtgcaacaacaacagcagcagcagcagcagcagcaccaagCTCAGCAGCAATCTCAAATGGCCCCACCAGCCGCACAACCACTGCCGCAGCCCAGCATGGTGTCCACACCCACACAAAGTCCTCTGCTCGGGCTCACCTCGATGATGAACGCTTCGATGGGTGGCAGCATACAAGCCTCCTCACCGGTTACATCAACGGCAACAGCGGCGGCCACCATGGCATCGCCACTAAACAGCGGTGCTGGCGGTGGTGTTACGTCCGTGTCTTCGCTGCCGAGCACGCCCATCAAGTCTATGGCTAACgaccagcaacagcagcaacaacaactacagcaaCACCAACAGCTGCAACAGCAATACAAAAGTCCTTTGTCTATTAATTCGCCCTCACAAATGTCGCTGGTGGGTGGCATTGCGTCAGAAGCGAATCGCGCGTTGCAAGTTTCATCGGCTACATCGTCGGCCAACAACAATCAACTGGCCAATATGAATAATTCTAATGCTGCGAATTTGGCAGCGTCGGCGGCTGAGTTGAAGGAGACAACAGTAAAGTCAACAATGGAAGCACCTAAAGTTGCCACACCCCAACAGCCGTCCGTTGAGTCGGCTACGGCCTCATCGTCGTCGACATCACCATCCACACTACAGCAGCTGCAGCAGCAACATCAGCCGCAGTCCAACCCAACTAATGCCACAAATGTTAATGCAACTGCCACTGTAACGGCAACAACGGCCAATTCGCCGAATGCAGAAGCTACCAAAGCTTCAAACGCAATGGACACCACCCCGGCGCCGGCAACTCCAACTACACCCACCACAGCTACGTCAACTGCAGTGTCGCCGACGAAAAACGTGGCGAATGTAACGTCGCTTACTCAATCCACCACAGCATCGCCAACTAAAG GTGCATCTGGCAATCGTATACAGGACAGCAGCAAAACCCCCAACGCCGAGGCGGAAAAAGCTGCCACAGCTGCCACAGTTGCTTCCTCTACAAATGACGAAAGCAATGCCCCAGCTACCAAACCAACAAATGCCGTCTCGACGAGCATATCCAACAGCATGCCCAAGAACACGTCCAGCATGGCAAGCGTCAAGGTGGAAAAGGATCTGCCGAAGGCCATGATCAAGCCCAATGTGCTGACGCACGTCATCGAAGGTTTCATCATACAAGAGGCCAACGAACCGTTTCCAGTGACGCGCCAACGTTACACAGACAAAGATGCTGACGATGAGCCACCCC GAAAGAAAATTGCCGTGGATGAAGAGGCACATAATGCAGTCAACCACCAGAGCAACGGCCCCACTTCACTACCACCCGATATGATTGCGTGCGAGCAATGCGGCAAACCGGAGCACAAAGCGAAACTGAAGAAGAAACGTTTCTGCTCGCTAACTTGTGCCCGCCAATCGAAGGCGGCTTCCATGAACGAGCAGCCAGCGGAGGCACCCACACAGAGCAATGCCAGCAACGCCACAACTACAGGCAATCAGCATACAGCTGGCGATGCCTTGGTGGCGAATAACAAAAGCGCTGCCGTCGACAACTCCAGTATTACGAGCAACGCAAACAGCGCTGCTGCACCTGAGAAAATGCAAACCGAACCCATACCGTCTGCGCCAATCACTGCCTTTAACAACAATAATggcgtttcgaagcatgaaaatacGGCCGCTGTGGCTGCTACTATGGCCGCCGAAGCGCAACAGGTTGCAAATAGTGCGGCGAACAATGTTGGGGGCGCAGCTGGCACTGCTGCGGCGCAGACGGGTGCCGCCGTACACAGCGAACGCCCCGCCATGGCCGACTGGAGTGTGGCTGAAGTGTGCGAATTTATACGCCACCTACCTGGCTGCACCGATTATGTGGATGATTTTGAGCAGCAGGAAATCGATGGGCAAGCATTGATGCTGCTCAAGGAGAATCATTTGGTGAATGCGATGGGCATGAAATTGGGGCCAGCGTTGAAGATTGTCGCCAAAGTAGAGTCGATGAAAGAGGTGGCGCCCGTGCAGAGTGCCGATAAGGAGGCGCCACAGTAG